In a genomic window of Halanaerobiales bacterium:
- the hydE gene encoding [FeFe] hydrogenase H-cluster radical SAM maturase HydE has translation MENIIRKLYEKNNIEYKELLYLLKNLDEYYKNRLFYYAKRTTLETYGNNVFLRGLLEFSNYCENNCLYCGLRMDNENIERYRLNRAEIINSFVKANQMGYKTLVLQSGEDEYFTDQRLIKLIKKIKDEFQDIALTLSLGERSYESYKKLYKAGADRYLLRHETANKERYNNLHPGQNFFKREKCLNNLKEIGYQTGAGFIIGLPGQTLEDIAHNLLFLKKHELDMVGLGPLITHPDTPLAGKENGSVELTLISYALVRLLLPETLIPATTALNTLDKRGWEKSLKAGANVIMPNLSSAANRGKYEIYQNKGDTDVSELNKIKERVKKVGFEVSMARGDSIKWLKKNNFRRSNND, from the coding sequence ATGGAAAATATTATTAGAAAACTTTATGAAAAAAATAACATAGAATATAAAGAATTGCTATATTTGCTCAAAAACTTAGATGAATATTATAAAAATCGCCTTTTCTATTATGCTAAAAGAACTACTTTAGAAACTTATGGGAATAATGTTTTTCTCAGAGGTTTACTGGAATTTTCTAATTACTGTGAAAATAACTGTCTTTATTGTGGACTTAGGATGGATAATGAAAATATTGAAAGATATAGGCTTAATAGAGCTGAAATTATTAATTCATTTGTCAAGGCGAATCAGATGGGATATAAGACACTTGTTTTACAGAGTGGAGAAGATGAGTATTTTACAGATCAGAGATTAATTAAGCTGATAAAAAAGATTAAAGATGAGTTTCAAGATATTGCTCTTACCCTTTCTTTAGGAGAAAGAAGTTATGAAAGTTATAAAAAATTATATAAAGCCGGAGCAGATCGTTATCTTTTGCGTCATGAAACAGCTAATAAAGAGAGATATAATAATCTTCATCCCGGACAGAATTTTTTTAAAAGAGAAAAATGTCTTAATAATCTAAAAGAAATTGGATATCAAACTGGAGCCGGTTTTATTATAGGTCTGCCAGGACAGACTTTAGAAGATATTGCTCATAATCTTTTATTTTTAAAAAAGCATGAACTGGATATGGTAGGTTTGGGACCATTGATTACTCATCCAGACACACCACTGGCTGGAAAAGAAAATGGAAGTGTAGAGTTAACTCTAATCTCTTATGCCTTAGTCCGCTTACTTTTACCGGAAACATTAATTCCAGCTACTACAGCTTTAAACACTTTGGATAAAAGAGGTTGGGAAAAAAGTCTTAAAGCAGGAGCTAATGTGATTATGCCCAATCTTTCATCAGCGGCTAATCGTGGTAAATATGAGATCTATCAAAATAAAGGTGATACTGATGTTTCGGAACTCAATAAAATAAAAGAGAGGGTAAAAAAAGTTGGTTTTGAAGTAAGTATGGCCCGGGGAGATAGCATAAAATGGCTTAAGAAAAATAATTTTAGGAGGTCAAATAATGACTAA
- a CDS encoding TM1266 family iron-only hydrogenase system putative regulator — MKNKIAVIGAILEEPKKAQFEFNKIVAEYKEIVRGRLGLPLVEKGVSAISLTVVGSMDEINSLTGKLGNIDGVSVKTSISKKEF; from the coding sequence ATGAAAAATAAAATAGCGGTTATTGGAGCCATTTTAGAAGAACCGAAAAAAGCTCAATTTGAATTTAATAAAATTGTGGCCGAATATAAAGAAATTGTGAGAGGAAGATTGGGTTTACCTCTTGTAGAAAAAGGTGTTTCAGCTATTTCTTTAACAGTAGTTGGTTCAATGGATGAGATTAATAGTCTGACCGGTAAATTAGGTAATATAGATGGAGTCTCAGTTAAAACTTCTATATCTAAAAAGGAATTTTAA
- a CDS encoding nucleotidyltransferase domain-containing protein, with protein MSIKDIKEYLYNRDEVVFAYLYGSMAQGKENKLSDIDIAVYIDESKKPDSGTFGYRSELITEVQSLVKREVDLVILSEVSLLLAVNILKNGKLLFTKSEKLRIKFHKNIMRKYLDFIPIFNLQENYLKKDLEEGRYGR; from the coding sequence GTGAGTATTAAAGATATAAAAGAGTATTTATATAATAGAGATGAGGTTGTATTTGCTTATCTCTATGGTTCTATGGCCCAGGGTAAAGAAAATAAATTAAGTGATATAGATATTGCAGTATATATTGATGAAAGTAAAAAGCCAGATAGCGGCACTTTTGGATATCGTAGTGAATTAATCACAGAAGTACAGTCATTAGTAAAAAGAGAAGTCGATTTAGTAATTTTAAGTGAAGTTTCTCTTCTTCTGGCAGTTAATATTTTAAAAAACGGAAAATTATTATTTACTAAATCAGAAAAATTGCGAATTAAATTTCATAAAAATATAATGAGAAAATATTTAGATTTTATACCAATTTTTAATCTTCAAGAAAATTATTTAAAAAAAGATTTGGAAGAAGGACGTTATGGGAGGTAA
- a CDS encoding nucleotidyltransferase domain-containing protein, with product MTEKEIDITNYIKKHLKDIEIEERKTDKLYKKLNIKVRLTAKKIGKKYGLNKIYLFGSLINRDSFHLKSDIDLGVKGIDSKDYLKLWGEFEQKLKHSFDLVNMERCNESLKKHIENEGEIIYDSQKEESQ from the coding sequence ATGACTGAAAAAGAAATTGATATAACTAATTATATAAAAAAACATTTAAAAGATATAGAAATAGAAGAAAGAAAAACTGATAAATTGTATAAAAAATTAAATATAAAAGTTCGCTTAACTGCTAAAAAAATAGGCAAAAAATATGGTTTAAATAAAATATATCTTTTTGGTTCATTAATCAATAGAGATAGTTTTCATTTAAAATCAGATATTGATTTAGGAGTTAAAGGTATTGATTCAAAAGATTATTTAAAATTATGGGGAGAGTTTGAACAAAAACTAAAACATTCTTTTGACCTTGTAAATATGGAGAGATGTAATGAAAGTTTAAAAAAACATATTGAAAATGAAGGAGAGATTATTTATGATAGCCAAAAAGAAGAAAGCCAATAA